One genomic region from Evansella sp. LMS18 encodes:
- the addA gene encoding helicase-exonuclease AddAB subunit AddA has protein sequence MMKVSPKPADVTWTDDQWKAIDARGNNILVAAAAGSGKTAVLVERIIRKVISVDNPVDVDRMLIVTFTNAAAAEMRSRIGEALEKELKKNPASLHLRRQLSLLNRANISTLHSFCMKVIRQHYYEVETDPNFRIVDDAEGELIREEIIDELFEEEYGKEDNTEFYNVVDRYSGDRSDDALRSLVRRLYDFSRSHPDPGEWLDEMVRIYDLEDAETIDDLPWTRELLEDVKLQLSGALSWINKGIELASLADGPAKYMENLTEDKGYVEQIVHAAKWEDVYYAFQRGGFGRLKSISKKDEVDEVLKDRVKGLRDQAKKQVEAVKQDLFLKSPDTMVDELKGMAPSVATLVRLVKEFGRRYGSAKKEKALLDFNDLEHLCLEVLGKKAPEKGTWQPTRTAVEFQEHFEEVLTDEYQDTNFVQETILSLLSTGKNRFMVGDVKQSIYRFRLAEPSLFLNKYKMYQKEGESDGWRIDLAKNFRSRCEILDATNYVFRQIMDEAVGEISYVEDAELRHGNMDYPDQEGLETELSIINKGTPLKVKEPGDEQVELEEDLETSQMETRFIIEKIKQLIQSQYPVYDKNLKRTRPVTYRDIVILMRSMPWAATMMDECKKEGIPVYADLSTGYFEAVEVQVMMSLLKVIDNPYQDIPLASVLRSPMYNFDDRELAHIRIMEKGKSYYEALKTTASESPDLNIRDKASHFLDRLESWRTKARSGALSDLIWELYRETGYFSYVGGMPGGKQRQANLRALYDRARAYESTSFRGLFRFLRFIERMQDRGDDLGAARALGEQEDVVRIMTIHKSKGLEFPVVFVAGMNKKFNMRDLHSSYLLHKDLGFGSKFIDPELRVAYPTLPQLAIKKRMHLESLAEEMRVLYVALTRAKEKLYLVGTVNEAEKSLEKWKEFLPEPEWLLPAVDRQKGSSYLDWVGPAVLRHRSAREIYAGEDGELAASGSDVYNDVSKWAVQIIEQEDFQKTGEEMPDDESSMEWYLRKQMPVPDESEKRELVDKRLQWQYSYLDSSVHRSKQTVSEVKRERADEYTDTALVKGFKSEYAERPKFLQKKTLSPAEKGTVMHAVMQHISLASQPAKEDVEKKVFMMVENELLTKEQAESVDSEKISYFFTTDLGQQLLQAEWVKREIPFNLGMPASQVYSGWDQKHEDNILIQGIVDCVFRDKDGKLVLIDYKTDKIEGRFNGGFEEALPLLKERYAVQVKLYTEALEQIWGEQVSQVCLYFFDSGKAISMKKGE, from the coding sequence ATGATGAAGGTTAGTCCTAAGCCGGCAGATGTCACCTGGACAGATGACCAGTGGAAAGCGATTGATGCACGAGGGAACAACATCCTTGTAGCGGCAGCGGCAGGGAGCGGTAAAACGGCGGTACTGGTGGAAAGAATCATCCGTAAAGTCATCAGCGTGGACAATCCTGTTGACGTGGACAGGATGCTTATCGTCACGTTCACAAACGCTGCTGCTGCTGAGATGAGAAGCCGGATCGGGGAAGCTCTTGAGAAGGAACTGAAGAAAAATCCCGCTTCCCTTCACTTGAGGCGCCAGCTGTCCCTTCTTAACAGAGCTAATATATCGACCCTTCATTCCTTCTGTATGAAGGTGATTCGCCAGCATTATTACGAAGTGGAAACAGACCCTAACTTCCGTATTGTGGATGATGCGGAAGGAGAGCTCATCAGAGAAGAAATTATTGACGAGCTATTTGAGGAAGAGTACGGAAAAGAAGACAACACCGAGTTTTATAATGTGGTAGACAGATACAGCGGTGACCGAAGTGATGATGCACTCCGGTCACTTGTAAGGAGGCTGTATGACTTTTCCAGGTCCCACCCGGACCCTGGAGAGTGGCTTGATGAAATGGTACGGATTTATGACCTGGAAGACGCTGAAACGATAGATGACCTGCCGTGGACAAGAGAACTGCTGGAGGATGTAAAGCTTCAGCTGTCAGGGGCCCTGTCCTGGATTAATAAAGGGATCGAGCTTGCTTCTCTGGCCGATGGACCTGCTAAATATATGGAGAATCTTACAGAGGATAAGGGGTATGTGGAACAAATTGTCCACGCCGCTAAGTGGGAGGATGTCTATTATGCTTTTCAGCGAGGCGGGTTCGGGCGCCTGAAGTCCATCTCCAAAAAAGACGAAGTAGATGAAGTGTTAAAGGATAGAGTGAAAGGGCTCAGAGACCAGGCGAAAAAACAGGTGGAGGCAGTAAAACAGGATTTATTCCTTAAATCACCGGATACGATGGTGGACGAGCTTAAAGGGATGGCGCCGTCTGTTGCCACACTCGTGAGGCTCGTAAAAGAGTTTGGCAGAAGATATGGATCAGCTAAAAAAGAAAAAGCGCTGCTGGATTTCAATGACCTTGAACATCTCTGTCTTGAAGTACTTGGGAAAAAAGCGCCTGAAAAAGGGACATGGCAGCCTACGAGGACAGCTGTGGAATTTCAGGAACATTTTGAAGAAGTGCTCACAGACGAATACCAGGATACAAACTTTGTGCAGGAAACCATTCTCTCTTTGCTGTCCACCGGCAAAAACCGGTTTATGGTAGGAGATGTAAAGCAGAGTATATATCGTTTCCGCCTTGCGGAGCCTTCTTTGTTTTTAAATAAATATAAGATGTATCAAAAAGAAGGGGAAAGCGACGGCTGGAGGATTGATCTTGCGAAAAACTTCCGGAGCCGCTGCGAAATCCTTGATGCGACAAACTATGTATTCCGCCAGATAATGGACGAGGCTGTAGGTGAGATTTCCTATGTCGAAGATGCGGAGCTCCGGCACGGGAACATGGATTATCCGGATCAGGAGGGTCTGGAAACGGAACTCTCGATTATTAACAAAGGAACTCCTCTCAAAGTGAAAGAACCAGGGGATGAACAGGTGGAACTGGAGGAGGACCTGGAGACCTCCCAGATGGAAACGCGTTTTATTATTGAAAAAATAAAGCAGCTAATCCAGTCCCAGTACCCGGTATATGATAAAAATCTGAAGCGGACACGACCTGTGACATACAGGGACATTGTAATATTAATGAGATCCATGCCCTGGGCGGCAACGATGATGGATGAATGTAAAAAAGAAGGCATACCTGTGTACGCTGATTTATCCACCGGTTATTTTGAAGCTGTGGAAGTACAGGTGATGATGTCCCTTCTGAAAGTAATCGATAATCCGTACCAGGACATCCCTCTCGCTTCTGTCCTCAGGTCTCCTATGTATAATTTTGATGACAGGGAACTTGCCCATATCAGGATTATGGAAAAGGGTAAGTCTTATTATGAAGCACTGAAGACAACTGCTTCCGAATCTCCAGATTTGAACATAAGGGACAAAGCGTCTCATTTTCTGGACAGGCTCGAGAGCTGGCGGACAAAGGCGAGATCCGGCGCACTCTCTGATTTAATCTGGGAGCTTTACAGGGAAACAGGCTATTTCAGCTATGTCGGCGGAATGCCCGGTGGAAAACAGCGCCAGGCGAATCTGCGGGCTCTCTATGACAGAGCGAGAGCTTACGAGTCCACATCTTTCAGAGGACTGTTCCGCTTTCTGAGATTTATTGAACGGATGCAGGACAGGGGCGACGACCTGGGAGCAGCCAGAGCCCTTGGAGAGCAGGAAGATGTGGTCAGGATCATGACCATCCATAAAAGTAAAGGGCTGGAGTTTCCCGTTGTTTTTGTTGCAGGGATGAATAAAAAGTTTAACATGAGAGATTTGCATTCCTCTTATCTTCTCCATAAAGATTTAGGCTTCGGGTCAAAATTTATTGATCCTGAACTGAGGGTAGCTTATCCAACCCTCCCGCAGCTGGCAATTAAAAAAAGGATGCATCTGGAAAGCCTTGCTGAGGAAATGCGTGTGTTGTATGTAGCTTTAACCAGGGCAAAGGAAAAACTTTACCTTGTAGGAACGGTTAACGAAGCGGAAAAGTCCCTGGAGAAATGGAAAGAGTTTCTCCCTGAACCGGAATGGCTGCTGCCAGCTGTCGACAGGCAGAAAGGCAGCTCATACCTGGACTGGGTAGGCCCTGCCGTATTAAGGCACCGCTCGGCCCGGGAGATATATGCTGGAGAAGACGGGGAACTGGCTGCTTCAGGCTCAGACGTATACAACGACGTTTCAAAGTGGGCGGTGCAGATCATTGAACAGGAAGATTTCCAGAAGACAGGGGAAGAAATGCCAGATGATGAAAGCAGCATGGAATGGTACCTGAGAAAACAGATGCCTGTCCCTGATGAATCGGAAAAAAGGGAACTTGTTGATAAACGCCTGCAATGGCAATATAGCTACCTGGATTCTTCCGTTCACCGCTCGAAACAGACGGTGAGTGAGGTGAAGCGGGAAAGAGCGGATGAGTACACAGATACTGCGCTTGTAAAAGGATTCAAATCGGAATATGCGGAACGTCCGAAGTTCCTTCAAAAGAAGACACTTAGTCCTGCAGAAAAAGGAACTGTGATGCATGCGGTTATGCAGCATATTTCCCTCGCCAGCCAGCCGGCAAAGGAAGATGTGGAAAAAAAGGTTTTCATGATGGTGGAAAATGAACTGCTGACTAAGGAGCAGGCAGAGTCTGTTGATAGTGAAAAAATCAGCTATTTCTTTACTACTGACCTGGGACAACAGCTGCTCCAGGCTGAATGGGTGAAAAGAGAAATTCCGTTTAATCTTGGGATGCCTGCTTCACAAGTTTATTCCGGATGGGATCAAAAGCATGAGGATAACATACTGATTCAGGGGATTGTTGACTGTGTTTTTCGTGACAAAGATGGAAAGCTCGTACTGATAGATTACAAAACTGACAAAATTGAAGGCCGGTTTAATGGAGGCTTTGAAGAAGCACTTCCATTATTAAAAGAACGCTACGCAGTACAGGTAAAGCTCTATACAGAAGCACTTGAACAAATCTGGGGTGAACAGGTAAGCCAGGTTTGCCTCTATTTTTTTGACAGCGGAAAAGCGATATCTATGAAAAAAGGGGAGTAA
- a CDS encoding exonuclease SbcCD subunit D → MRLLHTADWHLGRTLEGRDRHPEHEAFLEELQQIVKDENIDAVLLAGDVFDSVNPPAKSEELFYESMARLTAGGDIPVAVIAGNHDHPDRLGAARSLIKKQNISVLGYPSEEKMRIYVPRQDQFLNIAALPYPSESRLKESFVEEGDEEGLRDAYDVRIQKIFEELTKDFTDKEVNVAMSHLFVAGGSSTESERPIEVGGAYTIRGVSLPGNVQYTALGHLHRPQNIKHSKKPARYSGSPLALSFSEAGYAKSVTVVDVNPGEEAVTEEIFLSAGKPLVRWRATEGLKEVLTWMEEKRDADAWIELEVHMDKSPSMEMIHQMKKDYPGLLTIRPVFPEEQEKAEEGRTKQLPVDEMFRRFYSRQTGGAIPDEKLTALFLELVNEEETE, encoded by the coding sequence ATGAGATTGCTGCATACAGCCGACTGGCATCTCGGCAGGACACTGGAAGGAAGAGACCGGCACCCTGAGCATGAAGCATTTCTGGAAGAGCTTCAGCAGATCGTGAAAGATGAAAATATAGACGCCGTCCTTTTGGCAGGAGATGTTTTTGATTCTGTTAACCCTCCAGCCAAATCGGAGGAATTGTTTTATGAATCCATGGCCCGTCTTACTGCAGGAGGTGATATTCCGGTTGCAGTAATAGCGGGAAATCACGATCACCCTGACAGGCTTGGGGCTGCACGTTCGCTCATCAAAAAACAGAATATCTCTGTGCTTGGTTATCCTTCCGAAGAAAAAATGAGGATTTATGTACCGAGGCAGGACCAGTTTCTTAATATCGCTGCCCTTCCGTACCCTTCAGAATCAAGGCTCAAGGAAAGCTTCGTGGAGGAAGGGGATGAAGAGGGGCTGAGAGATGCATATGACGTGCGGATCCAAAAGATTTTTGAGGAGCTTACGAAAGACTTTACAGATAAAGAAGTAAACGTGGCAATGAGCCATCTTTTTGTTGCCGGAGGAAGCAGCACGGAATCAGAACGGCCCATTGAAGTAGGCGGCGCCTATACAATAAGAGGGGTCAGCCTGCCGGGAAATGTTCAGTATACAGCGCTTGGCCACCTGCATCGTCCGCAGAATATAAAACACTCTAAAAAGCCTGCCAGGTACTCCGGCTCTCCCCTTGCCCTTAGTTTTTCAGAAGCAGGCTATGCCAAATCTGTTACTGTGGTGGACGTCAATCCTGGTGAGGAAGCTGTGACAGAAGAAATATTTTTAAGCGCTGGGAAACCTCTTGTAAGGTGGAGAGCAACCGAAGGGCTAAAAGAGGTTCTCACATGGATGGAAGAGAAAAGAGACGCTGATGCATGGATTGAGCTGGAAGTCCATATGGACAAGTCTCCTTCTATGGAAATGATTCACCAGATGAAAAAAGATTATCCTGGTCTGCTGACAATCCGGCCTGTCTTTCCGGAAGAGCAGGAAAAAGCGGAGGAAGGCAGAACAAAGCAGCTTCCTGTGGATGAGATGTTCCGAAGGTTTTATTCCAGGCAGACCGGGGGAGCAATACCTGATGAAAAACTAACCGCGTTATTTTTAGAGCTCGTCAATGAGGAGGAGACAGAATGA
- a CDS encoding SbcC/MukB-like Walker B domain-containing protein: MKPLKLTVKGLHSFREKQTVDFGTLCEGGVFGIFGPTGSGKSSLLDAMTLALYGKVERAANNTTGIMNHAEDTLAVSFTFQLGHGSRARSYEVERTFKRAGETTIRSATCRFLDVTGDPVVIADKAGDVTRAVEELLGLSIDDFTRAVVLPQGKFSEFLSLKGSERRQMLQRLFNLEKYGDELIKKLKSRLMNTKHNKELIEKEQLGLGEASREMLEQAVKKVQEIEEHIEEEKKKRLHLEEKYQEEKEILKLQKEAEEAEKGLASLGNEAEQIQEAERSLKEAQEAANLLPYLREKEEGLAASREAELQRKAAIENLEAVKERKEKAETDWEKWKNEKLAQETPAKLKLEELKRAEEEQSALAEEEKEIRSAKTEAENLKEQLTALEDKFEKAVKDKSRYEDARKTLKEELESLETPEGKRKYLFAAVDEKRNIQQAISSMEELKQDLEKLQHKEKKSAEELKESEQSLGQLRDKLSQIFSQVFQWYERIAEEEREIQRSVIFLEEEKRSLERKHRHLLAKSLRENLTEGEPCPVCGSVDHNVSHEYMETESEENGLSEMIDFLITDMNGEEREIQLYKWKLEENSAKLKDFVSESEAAAAEEQSEPSIKNFKEIPAADWKAQWEAGKKRLSKEKEAVSRLLQSITAYLKQYEQIKESMNEKTYTHTGFGERIKELSEKLAEYKRQYEEQVKQWNEKYTDLSFDTADAELEKLYELEEKAAKHRERIENSTPFIDKKQREIEEIKEEINRCKVKQSSVTSDISHKEKSIAEKKKRIYEVTDGEQPAVLINSLNEKLKKITEAYDQTEERLKREQEALRNSEEKRAKAAEASLQAEARLERAEKNWSEQLGKTNFATEESVLAASLPDKKQNELAEVIEKYRNDKRKLEIQLDHSLKQLSGRAVTEEEVNKTAEQLQESVNRLNDLQAESGGAGEALKEIEKRVARFEELEKKREKLVSEFEQLSALDHVFRGKAFVEFLAEEQLVQVSRHASERLHSLTRGRYAIEVDSSGGFVIRDDANGGIRRPVTTLSGGETFLTSLALALSLSASIQLKGEHPLEFFFLDEGFGTLDQELLDTVITALESLRTTHLSVGVISHVPELRERLPRKLVVSAAEPGGTGSTVKIESM, from the coding sequence ATGAAGCCGTTAAAACTTACTGTCAAAGGACTGCACAGCTTCAGGGAAAAACAGACGGTAGATTTCGGTACTCTGTGCGAAGGTGGAGTTTTTGGCATATTCGGTCCCACCGGCAGCGGAAAATCTTCCTTGCTTGATGCTATGACACTGGCACTCTATGGAAAAGTGGAGCGGGCCGCGAACAATACTACCGGGATTATGAACCATGCCGAAGACACGCTTGCTGTATCGTTCACTTTCCAGCTGGGCCACGGCTCAAGGGCCAGAAGCTACGAAGTGGAACGGACTTTTAAAAGAGCGGGAGAAACAACTATAAGATCGGCAACGTGCAGGTTTCTTGATGTGACTGGGGATCCGGTTGTAATTGCGGATAAGGCCGGGGACGTAACACGGGCTGTGGAAGAGCTCCTCGGGCTGTCCATCGACGACTTTACAAGAGCCGTAGTCCTGCCTCAGGGTAAATTTTCCGAGTTTCTTTCTCTGAAAGGGAGCGAGAGAAGGCAAATGCTCCAGCGTCTTTTTAACCTGGAGAAATACGGGGACGAGCTGATTAAAAAACTGAAAAGCCGGCTTATGAACACAAAGCATAACAAAGAGCTCATAGAGAAAGAACAGCTCGGCCTTGGAGAAGCATCCCGTGAAATGCTGGAACAGGCAGTGAAGAAAGTACAGGAAATTGAGGAACATATTGAAGAGGAAAAAAAGAAAAGGCTTCATCTGGAAGAGAAGTATCAGGAAGAAAAGGAAATTTTAAAGCTTCAGAAAGAGGCGGAGGAAGCGGAAAAAGGGCTGGCTTCCCTTGGCAATGAGGCGGAGCAGATTCAGGAGGCTGAACGTTCTTTAAAGGAGGCACAGGAAGCCGCAAACCTCCTTCCATATCTCAGGGAAAAAGAGGAAGGTCTGGCAGCCAGCAGGGAAGCAGAACTTCAAAGAAAAGCCGCCATTGAAAATCTGGAAGCAGTGAAGGAAAGAAAAGAAAAAGCGGAGACTGACTGGGAAAAATGGAAAAACGAAAAGCTTGCCCAGGAAACGCCTGCAAAGCTGAAGCTGGAGGAATTGAAGCGGGCGGAGGAAGAACAATCTGCCCTTGCTGAGGAAGAAAAAGAAATACGTTCAGCAAAAACGGAAGCGGAAAACCTGAAAGAGCAGCTTACTGCTCTGGAGGACAAGTTTGAAAAAGCAGTCAAAGATAAATCAAGGTATGAAGATGCGAGGAAAACACTTAAGGAAGAGCTGGAGTCACTGGAAACTCCGGAAGGAAAAAGAAAGTATCTTTTTGCAGCGGTTGATGAAAAAAGAAACATCCAGCAGGCCATTTCCTCTATGGAAGAATTAAAGCAGGATCTGGAAAAGCTGCAGCATAAGGAAAAGAAGAGTGCGGAAGAACTGAAAGAATCTGAACAGTCGCTTGGCCAGCTGAGAGATAAGCTCTCTCAAATTTTCAGCCAGGTCTTCCAATGGTATGAGAGAATCGCAGAAGAAGAAAGAGAAATCCAGCGTTCCGTCATATTTCTGGAAGAAGAAAAACGGAGTCTGGAAAGGAAACACCGCCATCTTCTTGCAAAATCACTTCGTGAGAACTTAACAGAGGGAGAGCCATGTCCTGTTTGTGGTTCTGTTGACCACAATGTTTCTCATGAGTATATGGAGACGGAATCTGAAGAAAACGGACTATCTGAAATGATAGATTTCCTTATCACGGATATGAATGGGGAAGAGAGAGAAATTCAGCTTTATAAATGGAAGCTGGAAGAAAACTCCGCCAAGCTGAAAGATTTCGTCAGTGAAAGTGAAGCCGCAGCTGCTGAAGAGCAGTCAGAACCATCGATTAAAAATTTCAAAGAAATACCTGCTGCAGACTGGAAAGCACAGTGGGAGGCCGGCAAAAAAAGACTGAGTAAAGAAAAAGAAGCGGTCTCAAGACTTTTACAGAGTATAACAGCCTATTTAAAGCAATATGAGCAAATCAAAGAGAGCATGAACGAGAAAACTTATACTCACACAGGCTTCGGGGAGCGAATAAAAGAGCTGTCCGAAAAACTTGCTGAATATAAGCGGCAATACGAGGAACAGGTAAAACAGTGGAATGAAAAATATACAGACCTTAGTTTTGACACAGCAGATGCGGAACTGGAGAAGCTGTATGAACTGGAAGAAAAGGCTGCTAAACACAGAGAAAGAATCGAAAACAGCACGCCATTCATAGATAAAAAACAAAGAGAAATAGAAGAGATTAAAGAAGAGATTAACAGATGCAAAGTGAAACAGTCTTCTGTCACCTCAGATATATCCCATAAGGAAAAAAGCATTGCTGAGAAAAAGAAGCGAATATATGAAGTTACTGATGGAGAACAACCAGCTGTCCTGATTAACAGCCTCAATGAAAAATTGAAGAAAATTACCGAAGCGTATGACCAGACGGAAGAAAGACTTAAAAGGGAACAGGAAGCTCTCAGGAACTCGGAGGAAAAGAGAGCTAAGGCTGCAGAAGCATCTCTCCAGGCAGAAGCAAGGCTTGAGAGGGCTGAAAAAAACTGGTCCGAACAGCTTGGCAAAACGAACTTTGCCACTGAGGAAAGTGTCCTTGCGGCAAGTTTGCCGGATAAAAAGCAGAACGAGCTGGCCGAAGTTATTGAAAAATACAGAAACGATAAGAGGAAGCTGGAGATTCAGCTGGATCACTCCCTGAAACAGCTTTCCGGGCGTGCTGTCACGGAAGAAGAGGTTAACAAAACGGCAGAACAGCTGCAGGAGTCTGTAAACAGGCTGAACGATCTTCAGGCAGAGAGTGGCGGTGCCGGTGAGGCTCTAAAGGAAATAGAAAAACGTGTTGCCCGTTTTGAGGAGCTGGAAAAGAAACGGGAAAAACTTGTTTCTGAATTTGAACAGCTTTCTGCCCTGGATCATGTATTCCGGGGAAAAGCATTCGTGGAATTTCTTGCAGAAGAACAGCTTGTCCAGGTGAGCCGGCACGCCTCAGAAAGACTTCACTCACTAACGAGAGGCAGGTATGCGATTGAAGTGGATTCTTCCGGAGGGTTTGTGATAAGGGATGATGCCAATGGCGGTATCCGCAGGCCTGTTACAACCTTGTCAGGCGGGGAAACCTTCTTAACGTCACTGGCCCTTGCATTGTCATTATCCGCCTCCATTCAGCTTAAAGGAGAACATCCACTTGAGTTCTTCTTCCTGGATGAAGGTTTCGGGACATTAGACCAGGAACTTCTGGATACTGTTATAACAGCACTGGAAAGCCTGCGGACAACCCATTTATCCGTAGGAGTTATCAGCCATGTGCCTGAACTGAGAGAAAGGTTGCCGAGAAAGCTTGTCGTGAGTGCTGCAGAACCTGGAGGGACAGGCAGTACAGTGAAAATAGAATCGATGTAA
- the aceB gene encoding malate synthase A has translation MKLTKKFSVQGPMSETAKRILTEEACCFIQCLHERFESKRQELLQKRKAKQELIDQGNLPHFSAETEHIRKGDWKVKPVPEDIQDRRVEITGPAGSRKMVINALNSGAKVFMADFEDANSPSWENCINGQMNMYDAVRRQIDFTAENGKEYKLTDKPAVLFVRPRGWHLTEKHFLVNGEPVSASLFDFGLYFFHNANELVYRGTAPYFYLPKMEYHEEAALWNEVFLFAQKRYGFPKGTIKATVLIETLTGAFEADEILHELQDHSAGLNCGRWDYIFSYIKKLRNHENFLLPDRSKVTMTVNFMRAYSLYVIKTCHKRGAHAIGGMAAQIPVKNDEEKNRQAVKKVQEDKEREVKDGHDGTWVAHPALVPTALDVFNEFMPEKNQLSKQLDNVAITAEDLLAVPEGEITEEGLRSNISVGIQYVEAWLRGHGAVPINDLMEDAATAEISRTQVWQWIFHREGILNDGRNISLELVETFIEEEMEKLKSQLGEDLFSKGKFAQAEKLFYEMVSKQEFEEFLTINAYEFLLTKKELV, from the coding sequence TTGAAACTAACTAAAAAATTCTCTGTGCAAGGTCCAATGAGTGAAACTGCGAAGAGAATACTCACGGAGGAGGCATGTTGTTTCATTCAGTGCCTCCATGAGAGATTTGAATCAAAAAGGCAGGAATTGCTGCAGAAAAGAAAAGCAAAGCAGGAGCTTATTGATCAGGGGAATTTGCCTCACTTTTCCGCAGAAACAGAACATATCAGAAAAGGTGACTGGAAGGTTAAACCTGTTCCGGAAGATATTCAGGACCGGAGAGTCGAAATTACCGGTCCTGCGGGAAGCCGTAAAATGGTAATTAACGCTCTCAATTCTGGAGCAAAAGTTTTTATGGCGGACTTCGAAGATGCTAATTCTCCTTCCTGGGAAAATTGTATCAACGGGCAGATGAATATGTATGATGCTGTCAGAAGACAGATTGATTTTACAGCGGAAAACGGAAAAGAATACAAGCTTACAGACAAGCCGGCAGTATTATTTGTCAGGCCGAGGGGCTGGCATCTTACAGAGAAACATTTCCTTGTCAACGGTGAACCTGTCTCAGCATCGCTTTTCGATTTCGGATTATATTTTTTCCATAATGCGAATGAGCTGGTTTACAGAGGAACAGCACCTTATTTTTATCTCCCTAAAATGGAATACCATGAAGAAGCGGCACTATGGAACGAAGTATTCCTGTTTGCCCAGAAAAGGTACGGGTTCCCAAAAGGAACCATCAAAGCGACCGTACTTATTGAGACGCTAACAGGAGCATTTGAAGCTGATGAAATTCTGCACGAATTGCAGGATCATAGTGCGGGGCTGAACTGTGGCAGATGGGACTATATTTTCAGTTACATCAAGAAACTGAGAAACCATGAAAACTTTCTCCTGCCTGATCGTTCAAAGGTGACCATGACCGTGAATTTCATGAGAGCTTATTCCCTGTATGTTATTAAAACATGCCATAAGCGTGGAGCGCACGCAATCGGCGGGATGGCTGCACAGATTCCTGTAAAAAACGATGAAGAAAAAAACAGGCAGGCCGTTAAAAAAGTGCAGGAAGATAAAGAAAGAGAAGTGAAAGACGGGCACGATGGCACATGGGTCGCACACCCTGCGTTAGTCCCGACTGCACTGGATGTATTTAATGAGTTTATGCCTGAAAAAAACCAGTTGTCCAAACAGCTGGATAATGTTGCGATAACGGCCGAAGACCTTCTCGCTGTACCAGAGGGGGAGATAACAGAAGAAGGCCTTCGCTCGAATATATCAGTTGGAATACAGTATGTGGAAGCCTGGCTCAGAGGCCATGGGGCTGTTCCAATTAACGATCTCATGGAGGATGCAGCTACTGCGGAAATATCGCGAACTCAGGTGTGGCAGTGGATATTCCATCGAGAAGGCATTTTAAACGATGGGCGGAACATCAGCCTGGAGCTGGTGGAAACATTCATAGAAGAAGAAATGGAGAAGCTTAAATCACAGCTGGGTGAAGACCTGTTCAGTAAGGGTAAATTTGCGCAAGCTGAAAAACTATTTTACGAGATGGTAAGCAAACAGGAATTTGAAGAATTCTTAACAATAAATGCATACGAATTCCTACTAACAAAAAAGGAGCTGGTATAA